ATCTAATAGACACCTACTATGAGTTCATACATGTAGGATTTCCGATCATACCTTTAAACAAAACGACCTTGACCAGTGACTTATTGTTAGTTAACACACAGCCAATTTCCAATATACACGAAGTCAATTCATATGTTATTTTGTGGTTTAGAAATTCATTGGAATTGTTAGTTCGTGTTGCTCTGAAACAAAAGCCAGGTGGCAAGTTTTTCGATAATATTGTTGGCGTGGCTTTGTCGCCAAGTAATGACAACAACAAAGCTGGGTTCACTACAGCCACGGCAAGGGATGATGCTGAAAAAACAAGACGTGATTCACATAATGAAGTACAGGATACTTTGGAAGTGCAAAGCGTTTTTATTGCCGCCCTCAATGAatgtttccaaaaaatcGTGGATATTCATCCCAAATTCAGAGAAAACAACGACCAAATTTCGCCGAAGATCAAAGTCATTTATTTATCTacttttattcttttaaattACATTTTGGCATTTGTTGGATACGATAACTCATTTGTACTTGGAATGTCGGTGACAATTTTTAACGAATTTAAATTATACAAACTTCTATTATTTCCGGAGCCGGATATAAATGATGTGAAGCCTCCAGTTGATGAAGAGGTCAGCACTGGTAATGGGAATACAAAAACGTCcgaatttgaaattggatCTGAAAGTGCTGGGCATATGAATCCATCCAATTCACCAAATTCCATGGACGAAAACATTAGTCACTATTCAGTGTTGTTTAAAAGATTATACGTTTTGCTTTCAGTGTTTGATTCTTTACAAAGCTGTGCATTCGGTGGTCCCAAGCTATTAAACATTTCCATCCAAGGTTCTACagaaagatttttttctaatgaTTTGGGCTCAAAATGGTGCCTGGAACAAAGCCAATTGAGACTGAAAAGCGTCTTGCAAAGCTTGAAATTGGGTGAATTGATGAGTGAGCTTACCAGGAATAGAATATCAATGAACGGCAATAGGAAGCCTGGGTTCGATATTACGAACTCGTCTTCACTCTTATCGGAATATGTGGAAACTCAACCTCTATCCGTAGCACAGTTATTTTGCAAGCTATTAATTGGCAAAcacaatttcatcaattgcttattatcattatacGATTCAGAAGCAGGAGTCTATTCAGATTTGACATTGGATTTGAGTTCGAAAATAGCAGACTCTCTGTGCTCATTGATATCAATAATTTTGCAAGTATTGACGTTGATATTAAGACTGAATCCTACGAACAGTATTGATTTTAATTATAGACCACCGAACCCACCCGCTAATAATCCGACAGTGCAAGAGGGCCCATCTGCTATGGGCTCGTCTCCAGTCGCTGGGAACCTTAGCGCTGCACCTCCATCGGAGGGGAATCCAGATTTTTACAAGAAATTACTAGGCCTGAAACAAGACACTGGCACTATCCTTTCAGACCTTTGCCGGGGGATAATTTCCCCCTTTGCTATTGCTATCCTGCACGAGGTCTACAACATCACTGAACTGGTCAAGCAGATGCCTACATCACTCATTAGCATTATGATGACGGCAACTACAACGCAGAATACTCAGGACACCAAGAAGTCGCAGGACCTGGTCATGAAGCTGTCAAACTCGATGAATGAAGTAGTTCAAATCACCAGCGTGCTGACAATGATCAAGCCATTCAAGATCTTCGAGCACGAGCTTAATAAGCCCATAATGTCCCTGACAGGAGGACTTTCGTCCACGACCAGAAACGACGTCATGTGGCCAAAGTCGGGCCAAGGCCTCCGCGAGTCATCAGTCATGAAGACATTGCTTGATGAACGCCGTACTTCTGGTACACAACCGACAACGGCGCCAGTAGCCGCAGAGGAACCCAGGCTTGAGAACGTTGCCCTGGAAAATTTCGTTAGTATCGGCTGGAAGCTGTTGGACGATTCCGAGTTAGGCTGGTATTGACAGGTAACTATGCTCCCTTCTCCTGTAGGTCAGGTTCTCCCTTCTCCTCAGGCAGAAATTCGCGTAAAGAACTACCATGCAATGAATGACCAATTTAAGTAAAACACATAAATAATACTTACTTACACATATACACACTAGCTGTTTTAACCTGTAACAATACTGCCTTGTCAGAGTGCGCACGGCCTTTTACTCTGGTGCTCCACCATCTTCCACGGTATTCGAGAGTCGCCAAGCTCAGGGGCGCATGCAGACAATGGGCGGGGAgcaccttcttctttcacAGCTAAAGGGGTCTTTCTTTCTCCTACTTTTGGCATACTTTTTCAGGGGCAGAAGTCCTTATTACGCACGTTGCTACCGCCGGCTTGCTGTTACACCTGGTGCCATCACTATTGCCATTGCCATTGCTACAGATTCAATTCCGGCGCTTGCAAAGTCCAAAGTTCTGGTGTCGGTTTGTTCTCACACAGATCCCTGTACAGCGTCTTGTAACCTGATCCCCTTCCCCCGCCCCTTCTCGAACAGCCTGACGCGCTTCCTCTTTTGTTTGGGCTCGGCCCGTTTTTGCATTTCCTTTCCCTGTTTTGGATTGAGTATATAAATCTAAACAAACAACAAAGTTCTTCCAGCAGGTACCATGAGATTGAAGTTACGGTTTTAGGAGTTGGAGATTCAATTTCTGGTTCTTTCCACATCAGCAACGTTAAAAGGCCTAGTCCTCTTCCgattatataatataacttCCACAGCAAGTGTACCATAACATAATAATGTCCACTAAGAAGCACACCAAAACACATTCCACTTATGCATTCGAGAGCAACACAAACAGCGTTGCTGCCTCACAAATGAGAAACGCCTTAAACAAGTTGGCGGACTCTAGTAAACTTGACGATGCTGCTCGCGCTAAGTTTGAGAACGAACTGGATTCGTTTTTCACGCTTTTCAGGAGATATTTGGTAGAGAAGTCTTCTAGAACCACCTTGGAATGGGACAAGATCAAGTCTCCCAACCCGGATGAAGTGGTTAAGTATGAAATTATTTCTCAGCAGCCCGAGAATGTCTCAAACCTTTCCAAATTGGCTGTTTTGAAGTTGAACGGTGGGCTGGGTACCTCCATGGGCTGCGTTGGCCCTAAATCTGTTATTGAAGTGAGAGAGGGAAACACCTTTTTGGATTTGTCTGTTCGTCAAATTGAATACTTGAACAGACAGTACGATAGCGACGTGCCAttgttattgatgaattctTTCAACACTGACAAGGATACGGAACACTTGATTAAGAAGTATTCCGCTAACAGAATCAGAATCAGATCTTTCAATCAATCCAGGTTCCCAAGAGTCTACAAGGATTCTTTATTGCCTGTCCCCACCGAATACGATTCTCCACTGGATGCTTGGTATCCACCAGGTCACGGTGATTTGTTTGAATCTTTACACGTATCTGGTGAACTGGATGCCTTAATTGCCCAAGGAAGAGaaatattatttgtttCTAACGGTGACAACTTGGGTGCTACCGTCGacttaaaaattttaaacCACATGATCGAGACTGGTGCCGAATATATAATGGAATTGACTGATAAGACCAGAGCCGATGTTAAAGGTGGTACTTTGATTTCTTACGATGGTCAAGTCCGTTTATTGGAAGTCGCCCAAGTTCCAAAAGAACACATTGacgaattcaaaaatatcagaaaGTTTACCAACTTCAACACGAATAACTTATGGATCAATCTGAAAGCAGTAAAGAGGTTGATCGAATCGAGCAATTTGGAGATGGAAATCATTCCAAACCAAAAAACTATAACAAGAGACGGTCATGAAATTAATGTCTTACAATTAGAAACCGCTTGTGGTGCTGCTATCAGGCATTTTGATGGTGCTCACGGTGTTGTCGTTCCAAGATCAAGATTCTTGCCTGTCAAGACCTGTTCCGATTTGTTGCTGGTTAAATCAGATCTATTCCGTCTGGAACACGGTTCTTTGAAGTTAGACCCATCCCGTTTTGGTCCAAACCCATTAATCAAGTTGGGCTCGCATTTCAAAAAGGTTTCTGGTTTTAACGCAAGAATCCCTCACATCCCAAAAATCGTCGAGCTAGATCATTTGACCATCACTGGTAACGTCTTTTTAGGTAAAGATGTCACTTTGAG
The nucleotide sequence above comes from Saccharomyces cerevisiae S288C chromosome XI, complete sequence. Encoded proteins:
- the RGT1 gene encoding Rgt1p (Glucose-responsive transcription factor; regulates expression of several glucose transporter (HXT) genes in response to glucose; binds to promoters and acts both as a transcriptional activator and repressor; recruits Tup1p/Cyc8p to target gene promoters; RGT1 has a paralog, EDS1, that arose from the whole genome duplication), with product MNELNTVSTNSSDSTKNGGTSNSPDDMDSAAAASHAIKKRTKASRACDQCRKKKIKCDYKDEKGVCSNCQRNGDRCSFDRVPLKRGPSKGYTRSTSHPRTNEIQDHNNSRSYNTFDNSNNTLNNNTGNSGDNGINSNTVPSTPSRSNSVLLPPLTQYIPQAGGIPPSFQNPAIQSTMPAGNIGQQQFWKVPYHEFQHQRKGSIDSLQSDISVRTLNPNEQLSYNTVQQSPITNKHTNDSGNANGSVTGSGSASGSGGYWSFIRTSGLLAPTDDHNGEQTRRSSSIPSLLRNTSNSLLLGGQPQLPPPQQQSQPQAHQQKLQQGQNLYSYSQFSQQQPYNPSISSFGQFAANGFHSRQGSVASEAMSPSAPAMFTSTSTNPVNVAQQTQRPQGQQVPQFSSELDGNKRRQSAPVSVTLSTDRLNGNENNNGEINNNNGSNNSGSSKDTSQHSQESVTTPAALEASSPGSTPQRSTKKRRKSYVSKKTKPKRDSSISITSKDSAHPMTTSSTIAYGQISDVDLIDTYYEFIHVGFPIIPLNKTTLTSDLLLVNTQPISNIHEVNSYVILWFRNSLELLVRVALKQKPGGKFFDNIVGVALSPSNDNNKAGFTTATARDDAEKTRRDSHNEVQDTLEVQSVFIAALNECFQKIVDIHPKFRENNDQISPKIKVIYLSTFILLNYILAFVGYDNSFVLGMSVTIFNEFKLYKLLLFPEPDINDVKPPVDEEVSTGNGNTKTSEFEIGSESAGHMNPSNSPNSMDENISHYSVLFKRLYVLLSVFDSLQSCAFGGPKLLNISIQGSTERFFSNDLGSKWCLEQSQLRLKSVLQSLKLGELMSELTRNRISMNGNRKPGFDITNSSSLLSEYVETQPLSVAQLFCKLLIGKHNFINCLLSLYDSEAGVYSDLTLDLSSKIADSLCSLISIILQVLTLILRLNPTNSIDFNYRPPNPPANNPTVQEGPSAMGSSPVAGNLSAAPPSEGNPDFYKKLLGLKQDTGTILSDLCRGIISPFAIAILHEVYNITELVKQMPTSLISIMMTATTTQNTQDTKKSQDLVMKLSNSMNEVVQITSVLTMIKPFKIFEHELNKPIMSLTGGLSSTTRNDVMWPKSGQGLRESSVMKTLLDERRTSGTQPTTAPVAAEEPRLENVALENFVSIGWKLLDDSELGWY
- the AIM26 gene encoding Aim26p (hypothetical protein; null mutant is viable and displays elevated frequency of mitochondrial genome loss; null mutation confers sensitivity to tunicamycin and DTT) gives rise to the protein MQTMGGEHLLLSQLKGSFFLLLLAYFFRGRSPYYARCYRRLAVTPGAITIAIAIATDSIPALAKSKVLVSVCSHTDPCTASCNLIPFPRPFSNSLTRFLFCLGSARFCISFPCFGLSI
- the UGP1 gene encoding UTP glucose-1-phosphate uridylyltransferase (UDP-glucose pyrophosphorylase (UGPase); catalyses the reversible formation of UDP-Glc from glucose 1-phosphate and UTP, involved in a wide variety of metabolic pathways, expression modulated by Pho85p through Pho4p; involved in PKA-mediated oxidative stress resistance and long-term survival in stationary phase; UGP1 has a paralog, YHL012W, that arose from the whole genome duplication) produces the protein MSTKKHTKTHSTYAFESNTNSVAASQMRNALNKLADSSKLDDAARAKFENELDSFFTLFRRYLVEKSSRTTLEWDKIKSPNPDEVVKYEIISQQPENVSNLSKLAVLKLNGGLGTSMGCVGPKSVIEVREGNTFLDLSVRQIEYLNRQYDSDVPLLLMNSFNTDKDTEHLIKKYSANRIRIRSFNQSRFPRVYKDSLLPVPTEYDSPLDAWYPPGHGDLFESLHVSGELDALIAQGREILFVSNGDNLGATVDLKILNHMIETGAEYIMELTDKTRADVKGGTLISYDGQVRLLEVAQVPKEHIDEFKNIRKFTNFNTNNLWINLKAVKRLIESSNLEMEIIPNQKTITRDGHEINVLQLETACGAAIRHFDGAHGVVVPRSRFLPVKTCSDLLLVKSDLFRLEHGSLKLDPSRFGPNPLIKLGSHFKKVSGFNARIPHIPKIVELDHLTITGNVFLGKDVTLRGTVIIVCSDGHKIDIPNGSILENVVVTGNLQILEH